The following nucleotide sequence is from Endozoicomonas sp. GU-1.
TGATCGCCGCTGCAGAGTTGTGTCCACCGGTAGATATCTGGAATATCACCGCCGAACATCATGGTATGTCCCGGACTGAACTCCCGGAACAGGCGCTCAGGCAACTCTGCGAAGCTTTTAAAACCGTACCTGCCACCCTTTGTCATCCATTGCCTGAAATCACAGAAGGGCTGTTGAATAACCTGATATTGGCTGCCCGGCGGGCACAGCAGGTTGACCATGCACCGCAGCTGCAACCCTGCCATTGGCGCAAAGCCATCGATAGCGTATTCAGCCATGGCACCCGTCAGAATCGATCAGTTCGTGATTTTATGAAGGTGGCTTGCAGACAGCTATTGCCGGATACAGCGCAAACTGCCTGGGTGGATCCTGATCGTTTGAATGCTGTCATTAACAGTGCCCAGCCGTTGGACAGGAGTTTTGTCCGCCTCAATGTGTGGCAACTGGCCAGGGCTTTTGGCCCGACTGTATTTGAACAACTGAACCTGTCCTATGAATATCCATTTCAAGCGTGCATGTCCAACGAATGTATGGATTGCCTCTGTGCCTTGATTGTCGCGCAAACGCCCCGGATGCAGCGAAGTTCGGTGGCTTTTCAGCTGCAGGTTGACCCACGGCAGGCAGAGCAGTACCAACAGTTAGCAATCAGGCCACAACATCAGATCAGGCGGTTGGAAGATGCGCTGGCTTCTGGCTGGCAGTTACGTCCACATTCAGCACAGACTCGATCTGATGCCATTCATACTCTGGCGATGGATTGTTATCGTGTTAGCCAGGAGAGAGTGTCCAGAAATAGTGACCCAGAGCGTATTTCACGCCTGGAGCATCTATTGGTGCAATCACTTGAATGGCAGGGTTGCGCTCAGGCTCCACTTCAGGCGCTGGCCCATGATCTTTATTACGGTTCGGTTGACCAGAAGGATCGGGAACTTCGTCGTTTATCCAGGCTGCATGACCGGCTTGAGGATTCCCCCGTCATTTTCCTGCAGGGAGAAACCGGGACTGGTAAAAGTTATTTCGCCGCCAAAACTGCCGAGGCGTCCGGATTGGCTTCGCTGATTTCTCTGGGCCCCTGCGACAGCGAACAGACCCTGATGAAACGCTGGCAATGGCGGGAACATACCGGCTCTGGGGCTGGTGGTGACCGTTATATGGCATTACAAGAACGGGCGTTACTGGAGTGGGCCAATACTCAACCCGCTGCTGCAGGTCATTATATTACAGTGGTTCTGGATGAGGCCAATCTGGCCAATACCGGATTGCAGGCTTCACTGAATGGTTTATGGGAACCGGCACCGTGCATCTATGTTAACGGTCACCCGGTCAAGGTGACTGCTCAGCACCGAGTGATTTTGACCGGTAACCCGGGCCATTACGCCGGGCGCCAATTAGACCCTGTGCTGAAGGAGAAACTGTCCGGGGCATACTACCTTCCCTTAAATCGGGCTTTTCTCCGGGACCGGGTGGTTGAACCTGCTCTGCTCAGGCAGTTACAACGGTATTTGCCAGAACCGCAAACAGACGACATTGTACGCAGCGCCAGTGACCGTGTGATGGTGCTTTGGCAATATTATCCGGAATTGCTGCCGGAACATGAGTTTACCCCCAGGGATTTGACCGATATCTGCAGCTGGGTGGGTTGGTATCTGGATCGTGCATTAGCCAATAGGCACAGACAGGGCAGCGTTACCCGTGAGCAGGTGGATGGGTTGATCTTGCAGAGTTTTCAGGATGTACTGGGCTCAGAAATTCCCGGGGTGAGTCAGGATGCCAGGACAGCACTGGAACTCTGGTTTTCTGCCCGTGACCAGGTAGACAACACTTTGAGAGACCTGGTACATAATCAGGTCCTGGAGGTTATACGTAACACTTTTATCCGGGCGACGTTACAAACCCGGCCTGAGTTTGATACCTCCGGATCAGCGGTCAGTGAATTGGTGCAACGGCTTGGTCAGGATTTAAGCCGATGTCAGCAGGCGCATCATCACGTCAGAAAACATCATGGTCGTCAGGCTACCCTGATTGAAGGCCCCGCCGGGCGGGGTAAGGATGTCACCCTGAACCTGTTGCTTGAAAGCTTCAAACAGCAGGTTGCACAGCGGGGAGAATCCATGCCGGAGGTATTTTATTGCAATGCCGGGGATTGTTCCTGGGACAGAGTGTGCGAAGCCATCCAGCGGGCGAAAGTCAATGGCGGCATCGTAGTCATTTCTGAATTGAATCTGATTGATAGCCAGCACCTGGAGGGGAAACTTAATGCTATTCTGGCCGGTGATGCTCATCCGGGTTTCCACCTGTTTGCCACCACCAATCCTCCCCGGTACAGTGGCCGGAAACCGTTATCGCCAGCGCTCAAAGGACGTTTCCGCTATTTGCCCATCCGACAATATAATCCGGCGGAACTGCTGGCCATTGTTGAAAAAGTGTTGCCACAAACGCCAGAGGGAAAGTCCGCAGCTGCATTGTTGACACAGTGGCACTGTCAACTGAGGGCCTGTTTGCAACAGCAAGGCCTGCCCTTGCAGCCCACCGGCCTGGATTTACAAAAGCTGGCCAGGGCCGTCATTAAAGACGGAGACTTTACCGAAAATGCGCTCCGTCAACACATCAATCATCACTATCAGCTTTATTTTATCGCGGTCAGGGCAACCCTGGAGAAATTGCCAGAATTATCGGCTGTACCCATTGGCCAGTGGGGGATTGATCCTGTACTTTGCAATTGGTTTCACCACACCAGGGCTGGCTCTGATCGCCCCTGGTTGATACGTCGCAGCAATCTCAACCATATTGATGAACAGCACCGTGAAATACACATCAAGGCTGACCTGAGTGATGCAGAGGCCCGAACGGAAATCATCAGGCGTGTGGCTCAGGCCCAATGGCTGGCTTCGGGTCTCTCCCCCGAAACCGAAAGATGCGGATGATATTCTGACCCAGACTCTTTATCGATACTGGCAGCACTGCTGGTTTGATCACAGGTTTAATCAGACTGGGGTGGAGGCAAATACTGTTTTTACCCTGACGGATGCCCAAAAGCAAACCCTGGAAATGTCCACTAACCAGCCATACTTCCGGGAAGCTGACAAACAGATAAGTGCATGGGATGCCAACAAGGTTTTTTTGTGGCCTGCCTTTTGGCAGAAAATTTCACGGATACTATCAAACCCCGTCAGACACTATTCCTGCAGTGGCAGAAAAAGGTCAGATTCTCCCAGTTCCGACGCAGAAGCGATGGCCCATAAACTGACAAAAACTGGTGGACAATATCCTGGTGCTGTTTCAGTAAAATATCCTGGTGCTGTTTCAGTAAATAGTGGCGATACACACAACGCTCCGGGAAAGCCACTCTCTGAAGCAGCTCAATCTGCACCACGGGAAAATGGCAAAACAGAGGCTGCCACTATCTGTGCAAACGATACCCTGCCTCTTGATAATCAGGCAGAACTACCCGCCAAAACGACTCATTATCTGGATGTTGATACCGCTTATGAACACAGAGCGTTACGTCAGTTGGTGATGAGAAAGATTTTTGCCTCTCGTGAAAGTCCCGGGATGTATCGCCTGGAGGTCTTTGATGTGGCTTTGAATAATCAGGGTAATGTTGAACTACGAAGTTTTAGCCCCGGGGCGCACGGTCTTGAGCTGGTGTTTCCCGCCACTCTGCCTGATGGAGAAGTAACCCTGGGCAGAGAGCAGAGTCTGGGTGTTCATTGCCTGCGGGTACACAAGGATAAGTATTTTTACCTGCCAGGTCTGAACCCGGATGAAACTATCCGGGCTTTGCGAATAAAACCGTCTCTGGATTACCGGTTGATAAAAGACAGGTATACAGGCCTTCACATGGTGCTTTTTTCAAATGTCGGGGATGATCAGGAAGTAACAGTTAATTACGTTGTAGAAAAAAGAGTGACAGAAAGTTCGTGTGAAAAAACATCGGTCGACACGTTGGATTTATTGCAGCAATCTGGCGACGCGAGGTTAGACTGCACTGTTTCTGAACCCATGAAATTACAATTAACTGAATTCTTTAACGGCTTCGCAGCAGCTGATATGGCAGAGAATCAAAAGGAACAGATTCGTTGTATTCAGTCGGCAAAGATCCTGAAAGATCGTATTGCTGCAATAGCAGAGTACTGCAAAAATTTTAAGGGCTCAGAGAAATATGAAAGTGGCGAAGGTTTTTTTCGCTTTCTGCTGTGGCGTCAACAGGGCAAGTGTCAACACAGAACGCCCATATTTGTGGCGCTCTGCCGCTATTTTGGAATTCCTGCACGCGCAGTAAGCGGTAATTACCACCTATATCCGGAGTATTCACTGGATGGCGGAATGAGCTGGAAGTCAGAGGATCTCGGAGGCGCTCCTGCACAGGTAAAACGAATCGAACCTGGCTTTCAGCCTTTCCGGCAGGGAAGTGGTTCCAGCACCGAGTCAAGAATATTAAGGCGTTTCTGGAAAGTGCTGATCCAGAGCAACTGCAGCGCCTTGCCAAAGCTTATGGTCGGAGTGTCGAAGATCTGCACAAAGCTCTTGAGGCAGGCTGTGCATTACCAAATAAAACGCCAGGTACCAGCGAGGTGGTAAGAAGGCTATGGGAAGGCAAAGACTTAACCGGTTTTTCTCTGGGAGTCTCAATCCTGGTAAAGAAAGAGACACTGAACTTTGAGGAATATCGGTTGATTGGCAAGGTGCTTTGTAGGCATACCGATACCTACTATAAACCGATGTCTGAGGCGGTGATTCAAATATTGTCCAGCAGTAGTGAAGATCAGGTGACCGGACTGCTCAAGGCGCTCTACTCAAAAACGATTGTTCACAACCGTTCTGGAGATCATGACGATTGGCTGGGTTCAATGGTGGATATACTGACAGAGAGTAATTTAGCCCACCCCCCAGTCATTCATTTTGCCGTTGAAGCATTCAAGGCGGGTTGGCTAAGACCCCCGCAAAGTTACCCTAGCCATATTATTCCAGCTGGTAAGTATCATGACCTGATGGTACGTCTGGAAACTGTCAAGGAATTGAAGGCTCAGACCGTCAGTTACCTGGAACATTGGTATAAAGCATTGCTGACTCCGTTGGGGAATAGCCAGAATTGGCTGAGTCTTTACGATTGGGAACTGAAAGGAAACGATCATTTTTTCGTAACCCAAAGCTTTAATGGGGTTTCGCCATTCCTGGAAGAAAAAATCGACTGTTCGTTTTTACAGTTGTCCTGGACGAACAACCCTGAGGGCATTCCGGACATTGAGCGAATGTTGGTGCGAAAACCCGCTTTTCCACAATTTAACGCCAGTAAGACTGGCATTCGCCCGGTTATTATACTGGGTAAGCCTGAGTGGGCCTACACAGTTATCGCGGATGAAGTAGAAGCCCATTATTCATCAGAACCATGGCAGGTTATGGAAAAAAACTTCAGATTTAATCTGACAAATGATCAATATCACGCTGAAGTTTCTAAAGTATCCGGAAAACATACTAATAAAACTCACAGGACTGTTCGTCTGCCAGCGAAGCGAGAAGGTAGTCGAGATCAAAAAGAGTCTGAAGAGATTAATAAAAAAACCAAGGAAATCTGGGCCAGGTACATGCCAATTATAAATTCCCTCCGTGTGTCTGGTAATGACCGTTCAAGTGTCCCTGAAACTGTCGTTAAACAGGCTATTTACCAGGCATTCATTTATTACCTGTATCATATGACAAAAACCAGGGGCAGTCGTTTAACTTATTGTTTTCTGGAGGCCTATGTCGGACGCAGATATTCCAACAGATATGGTGCCCATGAGGTATCCTCACCGGAAGAGCTGTATGCCATGATGATTAAAACACAGAATAATTCTGCTCTTGAAAGATCTGTTAAGGCCCGTTATCTGAGGCAGGCACACAACTCGGGCAATGCGCTGGTGCTTAAATCTGAGGAATTAACCACCATTGCCAGGGAATTCCTGAATACGGTAAATTTTAAGTCGATTTATGAGTCACTGCTAAATGCTCGGGATCCTGTCGGATTTAAGCGCCCGTAGTGAGGATTGCGAAAAATTGAGGATAAGTAACTGCTCAAAATTTGGTGGAAAGTCCCATTTCAAGACACCCAGATCAAAACTCAGTGAGCTGGATTCAGGTATAATCCTGAACCATGAATCCGTCAAAAACCACATCGCTCCTGTTTTTTCAGCTCGTGCCTTATTCCGTGCTGGATAGCAGCATAGACCATCAGACACAGTGTCATCACCATTAACAAAGCATTCAGCCTGCACAAAGTATTCGAAGTGATCCATCCGGCGATGGCCGTCCCTTGCCCGAATAGCAGGGTTTACCGGTAACCTCAGGCTCAGTTGCACTCTGGCAGCGTTTCGATTGTTTCTGCCACAAGGTAAAAGCCTCCAATGCATCATCCCTGCACAGAAAAACCTTTTTACCCAGTTTTTCCAGATCACGGGCCTCTTTCAGTGACTGCTTCTGCATCTTTCGGGTCAGTGTTTTCTGTTCAACCAGCCTGCACTTTTTGTTGAGAAACAAGAACCATCGTTGTTTAACATCTCCATAGCAGGAAGGCACTTCAGCAGAGTAATAATCTTCATAGCCTTCAACCGGTTCCAATGACATGGCTGGCGCTTTGCCGACCAGCTCCTTAATCTATATAGCCGGGCTGAAAGAGGCAACTGGGAGAATTTTCAGCTGTGTTACTTGAGTTATTTACGCTTCCAGTTGAACTACTTGTTCAATGTCTGATCCAACTCCTGAAATAACATTGACCAGACCAAGGGGGGAGTTATGGAGTCAATTAGCGGGCATTCCGGATTCTTCTACCAGCGATTTGATGGATCTGATTCTGCCATTTCTGAAGTAAACTGTGACAATCCCTACAATGAGCCCACACCGTTGGCGGCTTGCAGGGTCGGCGATCTCAATGTCCTGAAAAGGGAACTGCAAAAGGACCCCGCTGTCGTTTGCAAAGATTACCGCTGCGCAAAAACCGAAGATATGGTTTCCTTGCTGTTTGTTGCAGTTACTGAAAGGCACGTTGATCTGGTCCAGCTGCTGATCAGCAAAAATGCTGATGTTAACTATGTCACTCAAGTTGGTTGGACGCCGCTCAGTTATGCTGCGAAGGAAGGGCATATTGAAGTGGTCCGGATGCTGCTCAATAATGGGGCTGATATTAACCTGGCCTCCTTGGACGGATCCACGCCGATCAGTTATGCAGCGGAAGAAGGGCATGTTGAGGTGGTTCGGCTGCTGATCAACAAAAGGGCTGATGTTAACCTGGCTACTTCAGACGGATTCACGCCGCTCAGTTTTGCAGCGGATAAAGGGTATGTTGAGGTGGTTCAACTGCTGCTCGACCACGAGGCCAAGGTCAATTTGGCGACGAACAAGGGCACTACGCCGCTCTCTTTTGCTGCACAAGAAGGGCATGTTGAGGTGGCCCGGCAACTGATTGAAAAGGGTGCTGATGTTGATCAGGCTACTATAAAAAAGGCCACGCCACTCTATTTTGCTGCCAAGCTGGGTAACAATAAGATGGTTGAACTGTTATTAGCCAATGGTGCAGATCCAAACAAAAAAGCGGAAAGATTTCGACTGTGGTTTTTTCCGATCACCAGGTCACCTCGTGCCGCTGCCCGACGTTATCATGGAAATAAAGAAACGGTGGAAATGATAAGGGCAGCCAAAGCCCTGAAAAAAAGAAACATTGTTCGATCCAGTGAATACTCACCACTGCTTGCTGGTCAATTTCCATCTTTTGGTTCCATTCGACAAGATCTATAGCGCCAGAATAATAAGTGCAGATCAACGACAGCACGCTTTAAAGGAACATTGTTGCCTGAAGGGGCAGGCCTTTGGGTGGCCCGCTGGTCACGCCGGATGCGGTGGTTGAGGACTATGAACGCGGTAGTTGGTTGCAATAAAGCAATATTTTTTATTGGTGTATTTATCAGAGGATTCATTATCATTACCGGATTGCCATTCAGGACTTCCTTCTTCCATGACAGCACGATTTATCCACTTACGGGTGCACACCGAATTTTCCCTCAGCGACGGGCTGGTGCGAATAAAACCGTTGATCAGCGCGATTTCCGGCTCTGGCATACCGGCGGTGGCGGTGACCGACCAGTCCAATCTCTGTGCGCTGGTGAAGTTTTATTCGGGGGCCATGGGCGCAGGCATCAAGCCCATTTGTGGCGCTGACCTCTGGGTGGAAAATCCGGCGGACAAGTATGCACCGTCCCGTCTGGTGTTGCTGTGTATGGATGAGCAGGGTTATCACAATCTGACCGAGCTGATCTCCCGGGCGTTTATGGAAAATCAACACCATGAAAAGGCGCTGGTGAAACGGGAGTGGATCATGGCCCTGTCAGAAGGGCTGATTGCGCTCTCCGGTGCCAGGGAAGGTGAGATTGGCCGGGCACTGTTATCGGGCAAAAAGTCGCTGGCAGGTGAGTTATTGCAGGAGTGGATGGGAGCGTTTCCTGATCGCTTCTACCTGGAACTTCACCGTACCAACCGGGCAGGGGATGAAGAGTGCGTTCATGGTTCCGTGGCTCTGGCGGCAGAGTTCAACTGTCCGGTGGTGGCCACCAATGATGTGATGTTTATGACCCGGGATGATTTCGAAGCCCATGAGTCCAGGGTCTGCATCGGCGAAAGTGTGGTTCTGGATGATCCCCGCCGGGAACATCGCTACAGTGAAGAGCAGTACCTGAAGTCTGAACAGGAGATGGCTGAACTCTTTGCGGATATTCCTGAAGCACTGGCCAACTCCGTTGCCATTGCCCAGCGCTGTTCTATTAATGTCAAACTGGGTGAGTACTTTCTGCCGGAATATCCCGTGCCAGAAGGTAAAACCATGGATCAGTTTTTCCGTGAATTTTCCC
It contains:
- a CDS encoding AAA family ATPase, yielding MNIQNSGNNVQLASERNLSAKKAKLKQPLKPVDMCVEVQSRLHLTLPRIPLSDNARTVCLQVSPNLRFAHSFDFRFVANNNQVRHLLSAQTHDEQQDVVILSHPDDLSQGNLLSRLSISGTGHHSLKPGKLFENNEPLTLVIDIRMLTSDELPKLNDLLDPDNPCLFDQVTQKKRALGEHVSLLVLASHEQLAMVGKSDEAPGADFWRRINRPGNTWQFDADNGNHQTMDIGDVPPILAELSPGSAMDDGNTVIIHCHLHSNWRQLFFGGPGVDKQGRIRHLPGKFEQLETGQRVILKGADWNNLAFEQTIRQLLAQRRYESNGAVCTLPEDIQFYRMPVGDDELLSLLQIMANSGDARLASNEPQNPLIINHGNIMEWLGPISIGQEGFAVPNTSLLDQMKAGDVVTVTSPLSEARWFLLLGALQNIQQTTGVKPKLQVAHSQRQPQSLGLTEKAGQPELASSIGGKDNNGDHAPVNTVTYQHSAQANHWINGHQEIPLVIQINNQTGFSQLFDNIFVTSEQKAYFGRCQSGLQAALTTGKPVVFRGLESNPKLQQLLEPLVSGQPLLVNGILQAYPKACITVLWPELAQSPSPVWSAMIAAAELCPPVDIWNITAEHHGMSRTELPEQALRQLCEAFKTVPATLCHPLPEITEGLLNNLILAARRAQQVDHAPQLQPCHWRKAIDSVFSHGTRQNRSVRDFMKVACRQLLPDTAQTAWVDPDRLNAVINSAQPLDRSFVRLNVWQLARAFGPTVFEQLNLSYEYPFQACMSNECMDCLCALIVAQTPRMQRSSVAFQLQVDPRQAEQYQQLAIRPQHQIRRLEDALASGWQLRPHSAQTRSDAIHTLAMDCYRVSQERVSRNSDPERISRLEHLLVQSLEWQGCAQAPLQALAHDLYYGSVDQKDRELRRLSRLHDRLEDSPVIFLQGETGTGKSYFAAKTAEASGLASLISLGPCDSEQTLMKRWQWREHTGSGAGGDRYMALQERALLEWANTQPAAAGHYITVVLDEANLANTGLQASLNGLWEPAPCIYVNGHPVKVTAQHRVILTGNPGHYAGRQLDPVLKEKLSGAYYLPLNRAFLRDRVVEPALLRQLQRYLPEPQTDDIVRSASDRVMVLWQYYPELLPEHEFTPRDLTDICSWVGWYLDRALANRHRQGSVTREQVDGLILQSFQDVLGSEIPGVSQDARTALELWFSARDQVDNTLRDLVHNQVLEVIRNTFIRATLQTRPEFDTSGSAVSELVQRLGQDLSRCQQAHHHVRKHHGRQATLIEGPAGRGKDVTLNLLLESFKQQVAQRGESMPEVFYCNAGDCSWDRVCEAIQRAKVNGGIVVISELNLIDSQHLEGKLNAILAGDAHPGFHLFATTNPPRYSGRKPLSPALKGRFRYLPIRQYNPAELLAIVEKVLPQTPEGKSAAALLTQWHCQLRACLQQQGLPLQPTGLDLQKLARAVIKDGDFTENALRQHINHHYQLYFIAVRATLEKLPELSAVPIGQWGIDPVLCNWFHHTRAGSDRPWLIRRSNLNHIDEQHREIHIKADLSDAEARTEIIRRVAQAQWLASGLSPETERCG
- a CDS encoding transglutaminase-like domain-containing protein, translated to MWLRPNGWLRVSPPKPKDADDILTQTLYRYWQHCWFDHRFNQTGVEANTVFTLTDAQKQTLEMSTNQPYFREADKQISAWDANKVFLWPAFWQKISRILSNPVRHYSCSGRKRSDSPSSDAEAMAHKLTKTGGQYPGAVSVKYPGAVSVNSGDTHNAPGKPLSEAAQSAPRENGKTEAATICANDTLPLDNQAELPAKTTHYLDVDTAYEHRALRQLVMRKIFASRESPGMYRLEVFDVALNNQGNVELRSFSPGAHGLELVFPATLPDGEVTLGREQSLGVHCLRVHKDKYFYLPGLNPDETIRALRIKPSLDYRLIKDRYTGLHMVLFSNVGDDQEVTVNYVVEKRVTESSCEKTSVDTLDLLQQSGDARLDCTVSEPMKLQLTEFFNGFAAADMAENQKEQIRCIQSAKILKDRIAAIAEYCKNFKGSEKYESGEGFFRFLLWRQQGKCQHRTPIFVALCRYFGIPARAVSGNYHLYPEYSLDGGMSWKSEDLGGAPAQVKRIEPGFQPFRQGSGSSTESRILRRFWKVLIQSNCSALPKLMVGVSKICTKLLRQAVHYQIKRQVPARW
- a CDS encoding ankyrin repeat domain-containing protein, with the protein product MESISGHSGFFYQRFDGSDSAISEVNCDNPYNEPTPLAACRVGDLNVLKRELQKDPAVVCKDYRCAKTEDMVSLLFVAVTERHVDLVQLLISKNADVNYVTQVGWTPLSYAAKEGHIEVVRMLLNNGADINLASLDGSTPISYAAEEGHVEVVRLLINKRADVNLATSDGFTPLSFAADKGYVEVVQLLLDHEAKVNLATNKGTTPLSFAAQEGHVEVARQLIEKGADVDQATIKKATPLYFAAKLGNNKMVELLLANGADPNKKAERFRLWFFPITRSPRAAARRYHGNKETVEMIRAAKALKKRNIVRSSEYSPLLAGQFPSFGSIRQDL